A window of the Janthinobacterium agaricidamnosum NBRC 102515 = DSM 9628 genome harbors these coding sequences:
- a CDS encoding TonB-dependent receptor plug domain-containing protein, whose translation MTVRHRHTRHSLPLRRLMLASSVLLALSPPALADDDAAVDQVTVVGSRAKNRTVFDSTVPIDRFSTRDVANALSTGELGAALQNLSPSINFPRIESSGASDSVRGIQLRGLAPDQVLVLINGKRRHTNAVLDTESSFSGTVPVDVNAIPPGAIDHIEILRDGAGAQYGSDAVAGVINIVLKNARSGGSASLGYGANHTDFKPTNQRLTDGQTRIVNFDYGVPLGDAGFFRFGAENRRRSPTERAGTSDAGWTSSNATPADLALDGKVLFKSGDSKQDNNYLFYNTLLPLSGAVDLYSFATLNQRKSDGSAYFRYPGDPSNVPGLYPNGYRPVTQGDKTDFSLVGGARLAQGAWNLDLSARHGSDKFRYDVTHSANASLGAASPTSFHLATFDFQQDALNLDGTRELDLGLAAPVNLALGAEFMRETYKSRAGDAASYAAGPVPDAPPGAQAGPGLRPADVFDGSRNIRSVYADLESELTRKLLLGLAARYSDYSDFGSASTGKLSARYKLADTFLLRGSVSNSFRAPALVQTGFRFSTLNFNADGSALQTAALLPASDALAQAFGAQSLKPEKSNNISLGFAWRATPATSLTLDAYRIKIKDRITRSSDVQSDAVTSYLASIGRADIQSVAFLANLLDTTTQGYDAVLNHDVSLAGGKLNLNAALNLNRTRLDQVRQSSDALSKIDPALTLLSDTTLFRIKHASPSSKLILGADWQGQAWGLQLRTTRFGALQDFVYDDEAPLIDGVHAQRFAAVWSVDLEAQWKLSKQLTLALGGNNIFDRYPQRVRQTNNATYGGALPYNFINPIGVNGAYYYARLNYTF comes from the coding sequence TTGACAGTCCGCCACCGCCACACCCGCCACTCCCTGCCGCTGCGCCGTTTGATGCTGGCCAGTTCGGTCTTGCTGGCGCTGAGCCCGCCCGCGCTGGCCGACGATGATGCGGCTGTCGATCAAGTCACGGTGGTCGGTTCGCGCGCGAAAAACCGCACGGTGTTCGACAGCACGGTGCCGATCGACCGTTTCAGCACGCGCGACGTGGCGAATGCCTTGTCGACCGGCGAGCTGGGCGCGGCGCTGCAAAACTTGTCGCCGTCGATCAATTTCCCGCGTATCGAATCGAGCGGCGCGTCCGATTCGGTGCGCGGCATCCAGTTGCGCGGCTTGGCGCCGGACCAGGTGCTGGTGCTGATCAACGGCAAGCGGCGCCACACCAATGCGGTGCTCGACACCGAAAGCAGTTTCAGCGGCACGGTGCCGGTCGACGTCAATGCGATACCGCCCGGCGCGATCGACCATATCGAAATCCTGCGCGACGGCGCCGGCGCCCAATACGGCAGCGACGCGGTGGCGGGCGTGATCAATATCGTGCTGAAAAACGCCAGGAGCGGCGGTTCGGCGTCGCTCGGCTACGGCGCCAACCATACCGATTTCAAGCCGACCAATCAGCGCCTGACGGATGGCCAGACCAGGATCGTCAACTTCGATTACGGCGTGCCGCTGGGCGACGCGGGCTTTTTCCGCTTTGGCGCGGAAAACCGGCGCCGTTCGCCGACCGAGCGCGCCGGGACTAGCGACGCCGGCTGGACCTCGTCGAATGCGACCCCGGCCGACCTGGCGCTGGACGGCAAGGTGTTGTTCAAGTCCGGCGATTCGAAGCAAGACAATAATTACCTGTTCTATAACACCTTGCTGCCCTTGAGCGGCGCGGTCGACCTGTACTCGTTTGCCACGCTGAACCAGCGCAAGTCCGACGGCAGCGCCTATTTCCGCTATCCGGGCGACCCGTCGAATGTACCCGGCCTGTATCCGAACGGCTACCGGCCGGTGACGCAGGGCGACAAGACCGACTTCAGTCTGGTCGGCGGCGCGCGGCTGGCGCAGGGGGCGTGGAATCTCGATTTGTCGGCCCGTCATGGCAGCGACAAGTTCCGCTACGACGTGACGCATAGCGCCAACGCCTCGCTGGGCGCTGCCAGTCCGACCAGTTTTCACCTGGCCACCTTCGACTTCCAGCAAGATGCATTGAACCTGGATGGCACGCGCGAACTCGACCTGGGCCTGGCGGCGCCGGTCAACCTGGCGCTGGGCGCCGAATTCATGCGCGAAACCTACAAGAGCAGAGCGGGCGATGCGGCCTCGTATGCGGCCGGTCCGGTGCCGGACGCGCCTCCGGGCGCGCAGGCCGGGCCGGGCTTGCGGCCGGCCGATGTCTTCGACGGCAGCCGCAACATCCGTTCGGTGTATGCCGACCTGGAAAGCGAGCTGACCAGGAAATTGTTGCTTGGCCTGGCGGCGCGTTATTCCGATTACAGCGATTTCGGCAGCGCCTCGACCGGCAAGTTGTCAGCACGCTACAAGCTGGCCGACACTTTCCTGTTGCGGGGTTCGGTGTCGAACAGTTTCCGCGCGCCGGCACTGGTGCAAACCGGTTTCCGTTTTTCCACGCTCAATTTCAATGCCGACGGCAGCGCCTTGCAAACCGCGGCGCTGCTGCCGGCCAGCGATGCGCTGGCGCAGGCATTCGGCGCCCAGTCTTTAAAACCGGAAAAGTCGAACAATATTTCGCTGGGCTTCGCGTGGCGCGCCACGCCGGCCACCAGCCTGACGCTGGACGCTTACCGTATCAAGATCAAGGACCGCATCACGCGCAGCAGCGATGTGCAAAGCGATGCCGTGACCAGCTATCTGGCCAGCATCGGCCGCGCCGATATCCAGTCGGTGGCGTTCCTGGCCAACCTGCTCGACACCACCACCCAGGGTTACGATGCGGTGTTGAACCACGATGTGAGCCTGGCCGGCGGCAAGCTGAATCTGAATGCCGCGCTGAACCTGAACCGGACCAGGCTCGACCAGGTGCGACAAAGTTCCGACGCGCTGTCGAAGATCGATCCCGCGCTGACCTTGCTGAGCGATACCACGCTGTTCCGCATCAAGCACGCTTCGCCGTCGAGCAAGCTGATCCTCGGCGCCGATTGGCAGGGCCAGGCGTGGGGATTGCAACTGCGCACCACGCGCTTCGGCGCGCTACAGGATTTTGTCTATGACGACGAAGCACCGCTGATCGATGGCGTGCATGCGCAGCGTTTTGCTGCCGTGTGGTCGGTCGACCTGGAAGCGCAATGGAAGTTGAGCAAGCAATTGACGCTGGCGCTCGGCGGCAACAATATTTTCGACCGTTATCCGCAGCGCGTGCGCCAGACCAATAACGCCACCTACGGCGGCGCCTTGCCGTATAACTTCATCAACCCGATCGGCGTCAACGGCGCCTATTATTATGCGCGCCTGAATTACACTTTTTAA
- a CDS encoding HigA family addiction module antitoxin: MALFNPPHPGETLLEDVMSALNISVTELARRLGLARETLSRIMHGRAPVSPDLAVRLERAGIGRARTWLLVQADYDLWQAEHRKQPPIERFASFS, encoded by the coding sequence ATGGCGCTGTTCAATCCCCCGCATCCCGGTGAAACGTTGCTGGAAGATGTGATGTCTGCGCTGAATATCAGCGTTACCGAACTGGCACGGCGCCTCGGGCTGGCGCGCGAAACATTGTCCCGCATTATGCATGGCCGTGCTCCGGTCAGCCCTGACCTGGCGGTGCGCCTTGAGCGTGCCGGAATCGGCCGTGCCCGCACCTGGCTGCTGGTACAGGCTGACTATGATTTGTGGCAAGCCGAACACAGGAAGCAGCCGCCCATCGAACGCTTTGCATCGTTTTCCTGA
- a CDS encoding type II toxin-antitoxin system RelE/ParE family toxin, whose protein sequence is MSAASIAPWRASSTGSSRGVNADHAKRLARMLAFLDRASTPAELDIPGWRLHPLHGELAGFWSLTVSGNWRIIFRFSGADVEMLDYLDYH, encoded by the coding sequence GTGAGCGCCGCATCCATCGCGCCTTGGCGCGCTTCTTCAACGGGCTCCAGCCGTGGAGTGAACGCGGACCACGCCAAGCGGCTTGCACGTATGCTCGCCTTTTTGGATCGTGCATCGACTCCCGCCGAGCTGGATATCCCCGGCTGGCGATTACATCCCTTACATGGTGAGCTGGCGGGATTCTGGTCGCTGACGGTCAGTGGAAACTGGCGCATCATTTTTCGCTTTAGCGGCGCTGACGTCGAGATGCTGGATTATCTGGACTATCATTAA
- a CDS encoding anti-sigma factor: MTELADDVMQLAGEYVLGTLSLAQRRQVERRMPHEPALRHAVDDWERRLLPLTALAEAQQPSAQLWPRIERSLPMPRRGRVGQSGGWRAWWDSLWLWRGLTAGGVAVAAVLALLVAGKLAEPAPQPGYMVVLVQPQDRAPGWVVQTGSRNQLSLTPLGQVALPKQKALQFWTKGNDWNGPRSLGLVNPGQSKRLVMDQLPPVQADQLFEITLEPEAGSPTGKPSGPVLFIGRAVKVM, translated from the coding sequence ATGACCGAATTGGCCGACGATGTGATGCAACTGGCGGGCGAATATGTGCTTGGCACGCTGAGCCTGGCCCAGCGTAGGCAAGTCGAGCGGCGCATGCCGCACGAACCCGCGTTGCGGCATGCGGTGGATGACTGGGAGCGCCGTTTGCTGCCGTTGACGGCGCTGGCCGAGGCGCAGCAGCCGTCGGCGCAGTTGTGGCCGCGTATCGAGCGCAGCTTGCCGATGCCGCGGCGGGGGCGGGTAGGCCAGTCCGGCGGCTGGCGCGCCTGGTGGGACAGCCTGTGGCTGTGGCGCGGCTTGACGGCCGGCGGTGTCGCCGTCGCCGCAGTGCTGGCGCTGCTGGTGGCCGGCAAGCTGGCCGAGCCGGCGCCACAGCCCGGGTATATGGTGGTGCTGGTGCAGCCGCAAGACAGGGCGCCCGGCTGGGTGGTGCAAACCGGCAGCCGCAATCAATTGAGCCTGACGCCGCTGGGGCAGGTCGCGCTGCCGAAGCAAAAGGCGCTGCAATTCTGGACCAAGGGCAATGACTGGAACGGTCCGCGTTCGCTGGGGCTGGTCAATCCGGGCCAGAGCAAGCGGCTCGTCATGGATCAATTGCCGCCGGTGCAGGCGGATCAATTATTTGAAATCACGCTGGAGCCGGAGGCCGGTTCCCCGACCGGCAAGCCGAGCGGGCCGGTGTTGTTTATCGGCCGCGCCGTCAAGGTCATGTAA
- a CDS encoding sigma-70 family RNA polymerase sigma factor, which yields MTADSSSFDYDAALRACAAGERRALQRLYQQESRYLLGVALRIVRERQLAEDVLHDAFISIWNRAASFDPRRGAGRGWIYSVVRHQALNLVRARDHEVSAGEEEVQALLDAGAAPDAPEAFELHASMGKLNDCLGHLDPPKRSSIVYAYVDGCSHSEIAQRLKAPLGSVKAWIKRGLGALRECMG from the coding sequence TTGACTGCCGACTCTTCTTCCTTCGATTACGACGCCGCGCTGCGCGCCTGCGCGGCTGGCGAGCGCCGCGCGCTGCAACGGCTGTATCAGCAGGAAAGCCGCTATCTGCTGGGCGTGGCGCTGCGCATCGTGCGCGAGCGCCAACTGGCGGAAGACGTGCTGCACGACGCCTTCATCAGCATCTGGAACCGCGCCGCCAGTTTCGATCCGCGGCGCGGCGCCGGGCGCGGCTGGATCTACAGCGTGGTGCGCCACCAGGCGCTGAACCTGGTGCGCGCGCGCGACCATGAGGTATCGGCCGGCGAGGAGGAGGTGCAGGCGCTGCTGGATGCCGGCGCTGCGCCCGATGCGCCGGAGGCGTTTGAACTGCATGCCAGCATGGGCAAGCTGAACGATTGCCTGGGGCATCTGGACCCGCCCAAGCGCAGCAGCATTGTGTACGCCTACGTCGACGGTTGTTCGCACAGCGAGATCGCGCAACGCCTGAAGGCGCCGCTCGGCTCGGTCAAGGCGTGGATCAAGCGCGGCCTGGGCGCATTGCGGGAGTGTATGGGATGA
- a CDS encoding DUF3455 domain-containing protein, whose amino-acid sequence MKATVHACAALSAVAAIALLSGCAPLSPNYTQDALADAVKVPAGHRVALHTVGVGQITYECRAKKDAPGQFEWAFAGPDAALNDRSGTRVGKYYGPPATWESVDGSKVTATQLAVSPAGAGNIPHQLVKANPASGSGVMSGVTYIQRVATIGGVAPASVCGAANPGSRQTVGYQADYIFWKAA is encoded by the coding sequence ATGAAAGCTACCGTCCACGCTTGCGCCGCCTTGTCCGCCGTTGCCGCCATCGCCTTGCTGTCCGGCTGCGCGCCGTTGTCGCCGAACTATACGCAAGATGCGCTGGCCGACGCCGTCAAGGTGCCGGCCGGTCACCGGGTCGCGCTGCACACCGTCGGTGTCGGCCAGATTACCTATGAGTGCCGGGCTAAAAAAGATGCGCCGGGGCAGTTCGAATGGGCGTTTGCCGGTCCCGATGCGGCGTTGAACGACCGCAGCGGCACCAGGGTCGGCAAATATTACGGTCCGCCAGCGACCTGGGAAAGCGTGGACGGCTCGAAAGTGACGGCTACCCAGCTGGCCGTATCGCCCGCCGGCGCCGGCAATATTCCGCACCAGCTGGTGAAGGCGAATCCGGCCAGCGGCAGCGGCGTCATGAGCGGCGTGACTTATATCCAGCGCGTCGCCACCATCGGCGGCGTGGCGCCGGCCAGCGTGTGCGGCGCCGCTAATCCGGGCAGCAGACAAACAGTCGGCTACCAGGCCGATTACATTTTCTGGAAGGCGGCGTAA
- a CDS encoding metallophosphoesterase family protein: protein MSTIFMCGDPHGRFSHIVDAVLEERPAAVILLGDLDLQRPLHEELAPIIGVTDIRWIHGNHETDSELHYDHLFGSRLADRGLHGRVVEVAGLRVAGIGGVFRGKIWDGQHPRFDSQQSYLRVHGKGNDWRGGLPLRHRSSIFPSDIAGLQHLQADILVTHEAPDLHPHGFAPLSALARSMGVRAAFHGHHHATIVYPDGVWRGVALREIFRYRF, encoded by the coding sequence ATGAGCACCATTTTCATGTGCGGCGATCCGCACGGCCGTTTCAGCCACATCGTCGATGCCGTGCTGGAGGAGCGTCCCGCCGCCGTGATCTTGCTGGGCGACCTGGACTTGCAGCGCCCGCTGCACGAGGAGCTGGCGCCGATTATCGGCGTCACCGATATCCGCTGGATCCACGGCAACCATGAAACGGATTCCGAGCTGCATTACGATCATCTGTTCGGCTCGCGCCTGGCCGATCGGGGCTTGCATGGCCGGGTCGTGGAGGTGGCCGGCTTGCGCGTCGCCGGCATCGGCGGCGTATTCCGGGGCAAGATATGGGATGGCCAGCATCCCCGCTTCGATAGCCAGCAAAGTTATTTGCGGGTGCATGGCAAGGGTAATGACTGGCGCGGCGGGCTGCCGCTGCGTCACCGCTCCAGTATTTTCCCGTCCGATATCGCCGGCCTGCAACACCTGCAGGCCGACATCCTGGTCACGCATGAGGCGCCCGACCTGCATCCGCACGGCTTTGCGCCGTTGTCGGCGCTGGCCCGCAGCATGGGCGTGCGCGCCGCGTTCCATGGCCATCATCACGCAACCATCGTGTATCCGGATGGCGTCTGGCGCGGAGTCGCGCTGCGCGAGATTTTTCGCTACAGATTCTGA
- a CDS encoding translation initiation factor Sui1 has product MKSSSKGGLVYSTEVGRTCPGCRQALAVCSCKTSAKAAPAGDGQVRVSRQTKGRSGKCVTLVKGVALDGLALAALGKQLRTACGSGGTVKDGVIEVQGDHCELVLETLIKLGHQARRSGQ; this is encoded by the coding sequence ATGAAAAGCAGTTCCAAAGGCGGCCTGGTGTATTCCACCGAAGTGGGCCGCACCTGTCCCGGCTGCCGCCAGGCGTTGGCGGTCTGCAGCTGCAAGACGAGCGCCAAGGCGGCGCCGGCCGGCGACGGCCAGGTGCGCGTGTCGCGCCAGACCAAGGGCCGCAGCGGCAAGTGCGTGACGCTGGTCAAGGGCGTGGCGCTCGATGGACTGGCGCTGGCCGCGCTGGGCAAGCAGTTGCGCACCGCCTGCGGCAGCGGCGGCACGGTCAAGGATGGCGTGATCGAAGTGCAGGGCGACCATTGCGAGCTGGTGCTGGAGACATTGATAAAGCTCGGCCACCAGGCCAGGCGCAGCGGCCAGTAG